The DNA window TGCCGTGGCCAGTTAAACGTCAGCGCCTCCGTCCCGCCCGAAGGCCCTCCGCTGTTAAACGCTCTCGGCTTCTCTCTCCCCGCAGGCCAGCAGAGAGAGCCCGAACGCCGTCCCGCGCGCCCTGCTCGCGCGCCCCCAGCGCTCTCTGCGCGAACGCTGTCCCAACGCCCGCAACGCCCGCCGACACGCAAACCCTCGGAAAAGCAGGGCAGAAACGCCAACGGCCCCGAGGATCGCTCCTCAGGGCCGCCGTTGACTTGGTCCTCCCGTCAGGTTCGTGACGGGAGAGAAACGGCTCCCCGGGCCGGACTCGAACCAGCGACCAATCGGTTAACAGCCGATCGCTCTACCAACTGAGCTACCGGGGAACGCGACGCTCGATACCGGATGGACCGTTGACGCGCAATTGGTGTGCGTCGCTGTGGGCTTCGCGGGCGTTTTGGTGTAGCAGGGCGCGCGAAGGAGGGCTGCTGATGCGACGATCCACGACGACTTCAATCCGGGGCAAGCTCGCTGCGCTCGCGGCGACCACCGCGCTTCTCGCCGCGACGGGGGCCGCGGCGGAATCACCATCGGGCGGCGGAACGATGGTGGCAACGCTGCATCCGGTGGCGGTCGAGGTCGGGCGCGTCGACGAGAAGGCGACCCTGGGGACGGCGAAGTTCACCCAGGGGGACGGCAAGGTCGACGTCCTGATCCAGGTGAACGGCTTCCCGCTCGGCGACCGCGAGGCGGGCCCGGCGTCCGACGGCGCCCCGGCGACGGTGCCGTTCGACGTCACCGTGGTGAAGACCGACTGCACGAAGGCGGAGGGCAGCCCCGAGCTGGTCAAGCTGCCGCAGCTGCAGGTCAAGGACGACGGCTCGGGCATCCTGATGGCGTCGACCGACGCGGTGAAGGCCGATCAGCTCGCCGGGCAGGCGGTGGTGATCGGCGCGCCGGGCAACAAGCGCCACGTCGCCTGCGGGGTGATCGCCGCCCGCTGACTGACGTCCGAGGCTCCGGCAGCGGGACGGCGCGGCCGGCCGTCCCGCTGCCGACCGGGCAGCGGTAGCTCTTCGCCTACCGTCTTGCCCGAAGGCGAACAAAAAGCGAAGATCGGCGCGTGGTCGCGCCCCGCCTGGTCGCCGAGATCAACGCGTCGCTGCCCGGTGCCGTTCGCCGCGCCGACGCGCTCGCGCACGGCGCTCGCGACGAGCGGCTGCCGACGGGTTTTGCCGAGCTCGACGCCGTCCTCGACGGCGGTCTGCCGCGCGGCCAGCTGAGCGAGCTGGTCGCCCACGGCTCGGCGGGCGCGACCAGCCTCGTCCACCGCCTCCTCGGCCGCCTCACCGCGCAGGCGCACCTCGCGGCCTGGGTCGACGCGCCCGACGCCTTCGATCCGGCGAGCGCCGCGGCCGCCGGGATCGACCTCGAGCGCCTGCTCTGGGTGCGGCCGCCGGATCTCGCGACCGCGCTCGCCGCCACCGAGGCGCTGCTCACCATGGGCGGCTTCCCGCTCGTCCTGCTCGACGCGGCGGCGCCTCCCCGACGTCCGATGGTCGCGGCGACCGAGCGCCTGCGCGGCGTGCGCGAGCGCACGCCCGGGACGCGCACGGCGAACGCGCTGCACGCCTGGATCCGGCTCGCGCGCGCCGCGGCGCGCTCGCGCAGCGCGCTGCTCGTCCTGCAGCGGGCGCCGCGCCGCGCACACCGCGGCGAGACGCCGCCGAGCGCGGGATCGGCCGCCGCGGTGCGGCTCGAGATCGAGCCGCTGCGCGTCCTCTGGGACCGCTCGGGCGGCGCCCCCTCGCTGCTCGACGGGCTCGTCGTGCAGGTCCTCGTGCGCCGCAACCGTGGCGGCCACGGCAGCGAGCGCCGCGTCCTGCTCGAGGTTGCTTGACGTGGCGAGCCGCTTCGCCTGCCTGTACGTGCCGCGCTTCGCGATCGCGGCGCAGCTGCGCGCCGAGCCCGAGCTGCGCGGCTGTCCGCTCGTCGTCTGCGACGCCGGCTCGCGCGCGACGGTGATCGACGTCTCACCGGAAGCCGCGCGGCTCGGGGCGCAGCCCGGCTTGACGGTCGCCCAGGCGCTGATCCGGCACGCCGACCTGGTGGTGCGCCCGCTCGACGTCGACGCGCTCGAGGCGGCGCGTGCCGCGCTCGCCGACGTCGGCCGCTCGGTGTCGCCGTGCGTCGAGGTGGTCGGCACGGCGGAGGAGGGTGGCGGCGCGCCGACGCGCAGCGGGGTGACGCGCTACGCGCGCGGCGGCGAGCACCGCCTGGCGAGCGCGGCGAGCGTCGCGCACGGCGCCGCACGCCCACGCGCCTCGAGCGTCGGCGTGGGGCTCGTCGGCGAGATCGTGCTCGACGTCGGCGGCGTCGCACGGCTGTTCGGCTCGCCGGGCGGCATCGCCGCCGCGCTGCTGCAGCGCGCCGAGCGCGTCGGCTTCACGGCCGGCGTCGGCATCGCCGACCGGCGTGCGACCGCGCGCATCGCGGCCGGCGTCGCCATGCGCCGCGGCGAGGCGATCGTCGTCCCGCCGGACGGCGACGCCGCCTGGCTCGCGCCGCTTCCCCTCGACGTGCTCGCTCGCGCTCTCGACGCGGACGACGACGGGCGCCGCGGCTTTCGCGCCGCGCTCGAGCGCCTCGCGCGCCTCGGCGTCACGCGCTGCGGCGACTTCGCGGCGATGCCGGTCGACGAGGTGGCGAGCCGCCTCGGTCCGGCGGCGGCGCGGATGTGGTACGTCGCCGCGGGACGCGACCGCTCGCCGCTGCGTCCGACGCTGCTCTCGCCGGAGTTCACCGAGGGGACGCGGCTCGAGTACGGCATCGCGTCGATCGAGGCGCTGCTGTTCGTCGTGCGCGGGCTGCTCGACCGCGTCGTGTCACGGCTCGCGCTGTCCGGGCTGTCGTGCAGCGGCTTGACGCTCGGCCTCGGGCTCGAGGACGGCAGCCGCGCCGACCGCAGCGTCGGCGTGCTGTCGCCGACCCGCGACGTCAAGACGCTCACCATGCTCGTGCGCTCGGCGATCGAGAGCGCGCCGCCGCACGCGGCCATCGAGTCGGTGCACGTGACGGCGATCCCGGACCGGCCGCGCGCCGACCAGCTCGACCTGTTCCGTCCCGCCGGGCCGCCGCCGGAGAAGCTCGCGACGACGCTCGCGCGTCTCGCCGCGCTGTGCGGCGTGGGGAAGGTCGGGCGTCCGGTGCCGCCGCCGGGGCACCGTCCGGACGCGTTCACCGTGCTGCCGTTCGCGCCGCAGAACGGGCGTCGCGCGGCGACGCGCACGAACGGTGACGCGGACGACGCCCAGGGAGCGCCCGCGATCGCGCTGCGCGCGATCCGTCCGCCGCGTCCGGCGCAGGTCTTCCTCGAAGCCGGCGCCATCGCGTACGTGCGCGCGCCCGGGCTCGGCGGCCGCGCGGTGGTGACGAGCGGCCCGTGGCGCATCGACACCGAGTGGTGGAGCGAGACGCCGTGCCGCCGCGACTACTGGGACGTGCAGCTCTCCGACGGCGGCGTCTACCGCCTGTTCCGCGATCTCAGCGCGCCGAACGGCGAGACGATCTGGTACGTCGACGGCTACTACGACTGAAGCGCAGCGCAAGAAACGAAGGCCCGCTTGACGACGCACGGCCTCGCATGTGCGTCTCAGCGCCATGCCAAGCTACGAACGCGAGCTCGAGGTCGCGCGCCGTGCCGTCGAGGAGGCGGGACGCGTCACGCTCGAGTACTTTCGCCGCGACTTCACCGTCGAGCGCAAGGCCGACGACACGCCGGTGACGATCGCCGACCGGCGCGCCGAGCAGAGCCTGCGCGCGGCCCTCGCCGAGGCGTTCCCCGACGACGGCGTGCTCGGTGAGGAGTTCGGCACGCTCGAGGGGCGCAGCGGGCGGCGCTGGATCATCGACCCGATCGACGGCACGCAGTCCTTCATCCGCGGCGTGCCGCTCTACGGCGTGCTGCTCGGGCTCGAGGACGGCGGGCGCTGCGTGGTCGGCGCGGCGGGCTTCCCGGCGCTCGGCGAGACCTACTTCGCGGCGCGCGGCGCCGGCGCGTGGTGCAACGACCAGCGCATCTCGGTGTCGCGCGTCGCGACGCTCGCCGAGGCGACGGTGCTGACGAGCGACGCCAAGCCCGAGCACTACGGCGACTTCTACCCCGGCTACGAGCGCCTGCTGCGCGCGAGCGCGCGCCAGCGCGGCTGGGGCGACTGTTACGGCTACGCGCTGGTCGCGCGCGGCGCCGCGGACGTCATGGTCGATCCCAAGCTCAACCCGTGGGACATCGCCGCGATCATCCCGATCCTCGAGGAGGCGGGCGGCGCGTTCTTCGACTGGAGCGGCGAGACGCGGATCGACGGCGGCTCGGGCATCGGGACGAACGGCCTGCTGCGCGAGCAGGTGCTGGCGCTGCTCCGCTGACGAGCGGACTGCTCCGCCGACGAGCGCGCGCCGCTACGCCGGCGGGGCCGCGCGTCGCGCACCGCGCGTGCCCCTCTCGAGCCGCGCGAGCGCGCGCGCCCGGCGCTCCGCGTAGTCGACGCAGGGCGCTGGATAGCCGGTCTGCGCGCGCAGCAGCGGCTCGCGCCACGGCTCGTGGACGAGCGGGGCGGGGACGTCGCGCAGCAGGACTCCGCTCGGCTGTCAACGTCGCGTGGCGCGCCGTCTGGTCACGGTCGCGCGCTCTCGATATGAGCGCCCCATGGACATCGGCAAGCTCGGCCTGTGGTTCTTCCTCGACACCATGCCCGCCGAGGAGGCGGCGACGTTCGTGCGGCGTCTCGAGGAGCTCGGCTATCCGGCGCTGTGGCTCCCCGAGGCGGTCGGGCGCGAGCCCTTCGCGCACATCGGCTTCCTGCTCGCGCGCACCGAGCGCATCACGCTCGCGACCGGCATCGCCAACATCTGGGCGCGCGACGCGATGACCATGGCCGCGGCGCAGAAGACGCTCGCCGAGGCCTCGGGCGGACGCTTCCTGCTCGGCATCGGCGTGAGCCATGCGCCGCTCGTCGAGGGCGTGCGCGGCCACGCGTACCGCAAGCCGCTCACGTACATGCGGCAGTACCTCGAGGCGATGCAGCGGGCGCCCTTCCTCGCGGTCGGGCCGGCCGAGCCGCCGCCGACGGTGATCGCCGCGATCCGGCCGAAGATGCTCGCGCTCGCGGCCGAGCTGACCCAGGGCAGCCACACCTACTTCGTGCCGCCCGAGCACACGGCGCGCGCCCGCACGATCCTCGGGCCCGACAAGTGGCTGTGCGTCGCGCAGGCGGTCGTGCTCGAGACCGATCCGGAGAAGGCGCGGGCGGCGGCGCGCCAGTACATGAAGACCTACGTGCCGGCGCTGCCGAACTACACCAACAACCTGCGCGACCTCGGCTACACCGACGAGGACTTCGCCGACGGCTGCAGCGACCGGCTGGTCGACGCGATCGTCGCGTGGGGCGACGAGGAGAAGATCGCGGCGCGCTTCCGCGCGCACCTCGACGCCGGCGCGAGCCACGTCTGCTTCTTGCCGCTGCGCGCCGACGGCGTGCCGCAGCCGGACATGCGCTCCGTGGAGGCGTTCGCGCCGTCGCGCTTCACGCCGTAGCGCGCGTCCCGCCGACGCCGTCGCTGCGGCGGGTGCGCGAGGGTGGGCGAGGGCGGAAGCTCGCGGAGGGCGGGGCGGAAGCTCGCCCGGAGCGCGGCGTCGACGCAGGCGTCCGGCGCGAGGCCGCGCCTACGTCAGGTGCGCGCCGCCGTCGACGAAGTACGTCTGCCCGGTGACGAAGTGCCCGTCGTCGGAGGCGAGGAATACCGCGACGGGTGCGAGATCCTCCTCCGGGTCGGCGAGCCGCCCGAGCGGCCGCTGCTCGCGGATGACCTCCGCCATCTGCGGGTTGCGCTCGAAGAACTCGAGCGTGCGCTTCGAGATCGCTCCGGGCGCGATGCAGTTCACCAGAATGTTGTGCTTGCCCCACTCGCGGGCCGCGGTGCGCGACAGCGCCGCGATCGCGGCCTTGGTGGCGTTGTAGTCCGCGAGCCCGGGCGCGCCGGTCAACGCGTTCAGCGACACGAAGTTGATGATGCGGCCGCCGCCGCGCGCGCGCATGTGCGGAAACGCGGCCTGCATCGCCCAGAACGTGCCCTTGAGCCCGGAGATCAGGAAGACGTCGAAGTCCTCGTCGGTGATCTCCTCGAAGGGCTTGTGGGCGTGCATGCCCTGCGCGTTGTTGACCAAGATGTCGAGCCCGCCGAAGCGCTCGACGGTCTCCCGGACCATGCGCTCGACCTGCTCGCGGCGCGCGACGTCGACGGTGAGCGCGAGCGCGCTACCGCCCGCCGCAGTGATCTCCTCCGCGGTGCGACGCGCGCGGTGCTCCTTCAGCTCCGCGACGACGACGTGCGCGCCCTCGCGCGCGAAGCGCCGCGCGATCCCACGACCGATGCCCTGACCGGATCCGGTGACGATGGCGACTTTGCCGGCCAGGCGCTGCATCGGGGACTCAGCCGGTCACGGCGCCGAGCGAGCTGCTCGACACGAGGCGCGCGTACTTCGCGAGCACGCCGCTCGTGTAGCGCGGCGGCGGCGGCGTCCAAGCGGCGCGCCGCCGCGCGAGCTCCTCGTCCGACACGTGCAGCTCGAGCAGGTTGCGATCGGCGTCGATCGTGATCAGATCGCCCTCCTGCACGAGCGCGATCGGACCGCCGTCGGCCGCCTCGGGCGCGACGTGCCCGACCACCATGCCGTAGGTGCCGCCCGAGAAGCGGCCGTCGGTCACCATGCCGACCTTGTCGCCGAGGCCCTTGCCGATGATCGCCGAGGTCGGGGCGAGCATCTCGCGCATGCCGGGCCCGCCGCGCGGACCCTCGTAGCGGATGACGACGACGTCGCCCGCCTTGACGCGATCGTCGAGGATCGCGGCGAGGCATTCCTCCTCGGACTCGAAGACCCGCGCCGGACCGGTGATGCGCGGCAGCTTGAGCCCGGAGATCTTCGCGACCGCGCCCTCGGGCGCCAGGTTGCCGCGCAGGATCGCGAGGTGGCCCTGCGCGTAGAGCGGGCGGTCGAGCGGCAGGACGACGTCCTGGTCCTTCGGCGGCACGCCGCTCACGTTGGCCAGGTTCTCGGCGATCGTCTTGCCGGTGACGGTGATGCACGAGCCGTCGATGAGGCCCGCGTCGAGCAGCATCCGCATCACCAGCGGCACGCCGCCGACGCGACGCAGGTCGGTCGCGACGTAGCGACCGCTCGGTTTCAGATCCGCGATCACCGGAACCTTGCGGCGGATGCGCTCGAAGTCGTCGAGCGTCAGGTCGACCTTGGCGGCGTGCGCGATCGCGAGCAGGTGCAGGATCGCGTTGGTCGAGCCGCCGAGCGCCATGACGACCGCGATCGCGTTCTCGAACGCGGCGCGCGTCATGATCTTGCGCGGCGTCAGATCCATCTCGATCAGCTTCACGAGCTGGCGCCCGGCTTCCTCGGTGGAGTCGGCCTTCTCCGGATCCTCCGCAGCCATGGTCGAGGTCATCGGCAGGCTCATGCCCATGGCCTCGATGGCGGACGACATCGTGTTCGCCGTGTACATGCCGCCGCACGAGCCGGCGCCCGGGCAGGCGTTGCGCTCGATCCCCTCGAAGTCCTCGCGCGACATGCGGCCCGCGGCGCAGGCGCCGACCGCCTCGAACACGCTGACCACCGTCAGGTCCTGGCCCTTCCAGCGGCCGGCCTTGATCGTGCCGCCGTAGACGAAGATCGCCGGGATATCGAGGCGCGCGATGCCGATCATCGCGCCCGGCATGTTCTTGTCGCAGCCGCCGATCGCGATCAGGCCGTCCATGCTCTGGCCCCGGCAGACGGTCTCGATCGAGTCGGCGATCACCTCGCGGCTGACCAGCGAGCACTTCATGCCCTCGGTGCCCATCGAGATGCCATCGCTGATCGTGATGGTGCCGAACACCTGCGGCATGGCGCCCGCCTCGCGCAGGCCCTTGGCGGCCCGCTCGGCGAGCTGCTGGATGCCGGCGTTGCACGGGGTGATCGTGCTGTGGCTGTTGGAGATGCCGACGATCGGCTTGCCGAAGTCGCGATCGCTGAAGCCGACCGCGCGCAGCATGGCGCGGTTGGGGGAGCGGCTATCTCCCTCGGTTACGACCGAGCTGCGCAGCTTGCGCGCGGGCTTTTCTTCCGGCATCGGGCGGTCCTTTCCCTGGCTGAACGTCCGCGCAGTGTAGGTGCCCGGAAGAAGGGCGTAAAGGCCGCCCGGTTCGACGCCCGTGTGCCAGGGACCGGGGATTCCTGGCGATTTTGCCAGATCTTGCGAAAACGAGTTGACACGCTCGACCCGATGGCCTTAACCATGCGCCCATGGCCGTACGGATCGAGTTCCACCCTCCGCCGCGGCGGCGGAAGGCGGCAAGCGGTAATCGGCCGTCCGCCATGGTCGTTCTCGGGATCGCGACCGCGATCGTGGGGACTCACATCCTGTTCTGGCTTGTGGGCCTCCTCGAGTAGGCGTCGCCTTCCAGCGATCCGCTTGGCGCGGCGGCAGCAAGCAGCAAGCCAGGTGGACGTCGGACCTCCGGCGTCCTCCGCGGCACGGATCGCGTATCGTCAAGGAGTAGATTTCGGCAGCGTAGTCAGAGCCCAACCGGGTGAAGGATCGTCGTATTCCTTCGTGAGCCGCATCCAGCGTAACGCTCCCCACCACCACATCCGCATCACCGCCACACCGGCCGGGCTCGCAACGCCCGCCACCCCCCGGAGCTGATCCACGCGGCGCGGCGAAACCGCGCTTTCGCCGTTATTAATGACGACACGGCGATCCGCCGAATAGATTTCAGGCTGGGTCCGCCCGGCCTCGCATTACGAGCAGAACGAGAGGAGTCGATGCGGGAAGCAGGCGCGCGAGCGCAGCAAGGCCGAGGTGTGGGTCGGCGACCGGAGGAGACGGTCGGCGGGTCAGGCGGCCAGCTCGTGCGGATCGACGAGGCGGTGCTGCAAGATCTCTCGCACGAGCTCGGCAACTACTTTCACAAGCTCTACTACTACACGGAGTCGGTGGCGTCGGGAGGCGACGTGGACCAGCTCGCCGCGCAGAAGCTCGGCGAGACCGTCCAGCGTCTGCAGGGCTTCCTGAACACCGCGCTCGAGTACTTCCAGCCCGCGCGGCTCAACCCGGTGGCGATGTCGGCCGGGGACGTCGCGCGAGCGATCGAGGCCCTGTTCCGCGGCGAGCACCCGGAGGCCAGCGTCGAGGTTCGCTGCGCGCCGACGGCGGCCGATGCGTCGGTGATGGTCGACCCGCCGCGGCTCTCCTCGGGGCTGCGCATCCTCGCCCGCCAGATCGCGGGCGCGGGCGGACCCGGGACGACGCTACACGCCGACCTCGAGCGGCGTTCCTCCGAGGATGGCGGCGTGCTCGAGATCGCCATCGCGAGGGAGGGCGGCGTCGACGACCCGTCGTTTCGGCCGTCGCATCGCCTCGTCGAGTGGGCGGTCGCGGGGCGGATGATCGAGCTGCACGGCGGCCAGCTGATCGCCAACGAATCGCGTCCGGGAGCGTCGGGCTGCATCCTGACCCTCCCGCTGTCCAGCTAGGATTGCACGGGATATGGAGACACGGATTCTCATCATCGACGACGACCCCTTCATCTGTCGACAGCTCGAAGACCTCTATCGCGCGCAGAACTACATCGTGGACAGCGCGAACGACGCGAACACCGCGCTGCAGCGTCTCTCCGAGCACGACTACTCGCTGGTTCTCGTCGACTTCAAAATTCCCGGCACCGATGGCCTGAACCTGACGAAGGAGATCCGCGAGCGCTGGCCGGACATCGACGTGATCATGATCACCGGCTACGCGAGCATCAAAGGCGCGGTCGAAGCCATCAAGCTCGGCGCGTCGGACTACATCACCAAGCCGTTCCAGAACGAGGAGGTCCTGGTCGCGACCGACAAGGTGCTCGAGAAGCGCCGTCTGCTCGACGAGATCCAGTACCTGCGCGGCCAGCTCGCCGACCGCTACTCGTTCGCCAACATGGTGTCGCGCAACCCGCGCATGCACGAGATCTTCGCGCAGCTCGAGGCGCTCGCGCAGAGCGACGCGACCGTGCTGCTCACCGGCGAGTCCGGAACCGGCAAGGAGCTGTGCGCGCGCGCGATCCACTTCCAGGGCAAGCGCAAAAACGGCAAGTTCGTGCCGATCAACTGCGCGGCGTTCCCGGACACGCTGCTCGAGAGCGAGCTCTTCGGCTACGAGCGCGGCGCGTTCACGGGCGCGGTCACCTCGAAGCCGGGCCTGCTCGAGACGGCGGAGGGCGGCACGATCTTCCTCGACGAGGTCGGCGAGATGCCGCTCGCGACGCAGGCGAAGTTCCTCCGCGTTCTCGAGGATCGCACCGTGCGCCGCGTGGGCGGCCTGAAGCAGAAGCCCATCGACGTCCGCGTCATCGCCGCGACGAACCGCGATCTGCAGAAGGACATCGCCGCGCAGCGCTTCCGCGCGGACCTCTTCTACCGCCTGAACGGCCTCTCCCTGCACGTCCCGCCGCTCCGCGAGCGCGTGGACGAGATCTGCGCCCTCGCCTCCTCGTTCGCCGCGAACGCCGCCGCGGTCCTCAAC is part of the Candidatus Binatia bacterium genome and encodes:
- a CDS encoding DNA polymerase Y family protein; protein product: MASRFACLYVPRFAIAAQLRAEPELRGCPLVVCDAGSRATVIDVSPEAARLGAQPGLTVAQALIRHADLVVRPLDVDALEAARAALADVGRSVSPCVEVVGTAEEGGGAPTRSGVTRYARGGEHRLASAASVAHGAARPRASSVGVGLVGEIVLDVGGVARLFGSPGGIAAALLQRAERVGFTAGVGIADRRATARIAAGVAMRRGEAIVVPPDGDAAWLAPLPLDVLARALDADDDGRRGFRAALERLARLGVTRCGDFAAMPVDEVASRLGPAAARMWYVAAGRDRSPLRPTLLSPEFTEGTRLEYGIASIEALLFVVRGLLDRVVSRLALSGLSCSGLTLGLGLEDGSRADRSVGVLSPTRDVKTLTMLVRSAIESAPPHAAIESVHVTAIPDRPRADQLDLFRPAGPPPEKLATTLARLAALCGVGKVGRPVPPPGHRPDAFTVLPFAPQNGRRAATRTNGDADDAQGAPAIALRAIRPPRPAQVFLEAGAIAYVRAPGLGGRAVVTSGPWRIDTEWWSETPCRRDYWDVQLSDGGVYRLFRDLSAPNGETIWYVDGYYD
- the hisN gene encoding histidinol-phosphatase, producing MPSYERELEVARRAVEEAGRVTLEYFRRDFTVERKADDTPVTIADRRAEQSLRAALAEAFPDDGVLGEEFGTLEGRSGRRWIIDPIDGTQSFIRGVPLYGVLLGLEDGGRCVVGAAGFPALGETYFAARGAGAWCNDQRISVSRVATLAEATVLTSDAKPEHYGDFYPGYERLLRASARQRGWGDCYGYALVARGAADVMVDPKLNPWDIAAIIPILEEAGGAFFDWSGETRIDGGSGIGTNGLLREQVLALLR
- a CDS encoding TIGR03620 family F420-dependent LLM class oxidoreductase; this translates as MDIGKLGLWFFLDTMPAEEAATFVRRLEELGYPALWLPEAVGREPFAHIGFLLARTERITLATGIANIWARDAMTMAAAQKTLAEASGGRFLLGIGVSHAPLVEGVRGHAYRKPLTYMRQYLEAMQRAPFLAVGPAEPPPTVIAAIRPKMLALAAELTQGSHTYFVPPEHTARARTILGPDKWLCVAQAVVLETDPEKARAAARQYMKTYVPALPNYTNNLRDLGYTDEDFADGCSDRLVDAIVAWGDEEKIAARFRAHLDAGASHVCFLPLRADGVPQPDMRSVEAFAPSRFTP
- a CDS encoding 3-oxoacyl-ACP reductase family protein, translating into MQRLAGKVAIVTGSGQGIGRGIARRFAREGAHVVVAELKEHRARRTAEEITAAGGSALALTVDVARREQVERMVRETVERFGGLDILVNNAQGMHAHKPFEEITDEDFDVFLISGLKGTFWAMQAAFPHMRARGGGRIINFVSLNALTGAPGLADYNATKAAIAALSRTAAREWGKHNILVNCIAPGAISKRTLEFFERNPQMAEVIREQRPLGRLADPEEDLAPVAVFLASDDGHFVTGQTYFVDGGAHLT
- the ilvD gene encoding dihydroxy-acid dehydratase, coding for MPEEKPARKLRSSVVTEGDSRSPNRAMLRAVGFSDRDFGKPIVGISNSHSTITPCNAGIQQLAERAAKGLREAGAMPQVFGTITISDGISMGTEGMKCSLVSREVIADSIETVCRGQSMDGLIAIGGCDKNMPGAMIGIARLDIPAIFVYGGTIKAGRWKGQDLTVVSVFEAVGACAAGRMSREDFEGIERNACPGAGSCGGMYTANTMSSAIEAMGMSLPMTSTMAAEDPEKADSTEEAGRQLVKLIEMDLTPRKIMTRAAFENAIAVVMALGGSTNAILHLLAIAHAAKVDLTLDDFERIRRKVPVIADLKPSGRYVATDLRRVGGVPLVMRMLLDAGLIDGSCITVTGKTIAENLANVSGVPPKDQDVVLPLDRPLYAQGHLAILRGNLAPEGAVAKISGLKLPRITGPARVFESEEECLAAILDDRVKAGDVVVIRYEGPRGGPGMREMLAPTSAIIGKGLGDKVGMVTDGRFSGGTYGMVVGHVAPEAADGGPIALVQEGDLITIDADRNLLELHVSDEELARRRAAWTPPPPRYTSGVLAKYARLVSSSSLGAVTG
- a CDS encoding sigma-54 dependent transcriptional regulator, which translates into the protein METRILIIDDDPFICRQLEDLYRAQNYIVDSANDANTALQRLSEHDYSLVLVDFKIPGTDGLNLTKEIRERWPDIDVIMITGYASIKGAVEAIKLGASDYITKPFQNEEVLVATDKVLEKRRLLDEIQYLRGQLADRYSFANMVSRNPRMHEIFAQLEALAQSDATVLLTGESGTGKELCARAIHFQGKRKNGKFVPINCAAFPDTLLESELFGYERGAFTGAVTSKPGLLETAEGGTIFLDEVGEMPLATQAKFLRVLEDRTVRRVGGLKQKPIDVRVIAATNRDLQKDIAAQRFRADLFYRLNGLSLHVPPLRERVDEICALASSFAANAAAVLN